The stretch of DNA TGGCTCGAGAACGTTTCCGACCTACTGCCTGGTAATTTACAAAAGTACTGCTGTAAAAACTTGGATCACGATCGTCGTCGAAGCGGTTCGTTTGCATGTGCGGTATCGCTGTAATCTACTCATTACACGAGTACTACTGTAAATATCTGCGGAGAACTACCCTTCAGCGGGGAGACACGACTGACGGCGCGATCGGGCGTTTCGGTGATCTACAGCGCCACAGTACTGCAGTTTTCAACCTAGTCGGTGGTGGAACGGCCGTTCGATAACGCCGTCTTTTATATACTACTATTCGGAAAGCTGATAGGCTTTCGAGAATTGTTCCTATCGTAACTATATCCATTATATCGATCTATGTTCGCCTGTTTATCTACTTATGCGCGTTTGATATTCTGATACAACAACCAATCGCGAAAATCCTATCGTAGTTTGACTATTCGGACAGTGATTATTGGAGAGTAACATCCCTGGTAGGTAAACACACCCACGATTTCGAAGCCAGGAATCGACTGCCCGAATGGGTTCGTGGCAAACACCTCACAGAAAAACACTGTCGTTCGGTGACAGCGAACCTTTTATACTCCGGCAACGATTATCGCTGTCGATTCGTCTCTGAAAAGCCGACGGCGTCGATCGCAGCACGAAGATCGAAAAGGGATTGATCGCTCGAGCGATTCGTCGGTCAGTACGACCGCGGCAGTCCGAGCACGTTCTCTCCTACGTAGTTGAGTACGAGTTCCTGGGTAATCGGCACGAGTCGAGTGAGTCGCGCTTCCCTGAGGTACCGTTCGACATCGTACTCCCGTGCGACGCCGAACCCGCCGTGGGCCTGGACGGCGGCGTCCGCGGCCGCGAAAGCGGCTTCGGCGGCCAGATACTTCGCCATGTTCGCCTGCGCGCCGACGGCCCGTCCCGACTCCTCGTCGACCGCGCTCGCGGCGCTGTAGGTCAGTTGCTTTGCGGCCTGTAGCTCCGCATAAGCTTTGGCTAACGGGTGCTGGATGGCCTGGTTCATCCCGATCGGGCGATCGAACACCACGCGCTCGTTCGCGTAGTCGACGCCCGTCTGAATCGCCAGTTCGCCGAGCCCGAGACACTCGGCTGCAATCACCAGTCGCTCCTCGTTGAGTCCGTCCAGCAGCTGATAGAAGCCGTTCCCGCGCTCGCCGACGAGATTGTCGGCGGGGGCGCGCAGGTCGTCGAACCAGAGTTCGTAGGCGTGGACGGCGTTGCTGGCGGTCTTCGGAATCGACCGCATCGTCAGCGTTCCGGCGTCGACGGCGTCGTCGATATCGACGAGGAACATCGAAATCCCCTTCGTTCGCTTTTCGGCCGCCGATTTCGGCGTCGTCCGGGCCACGACCAGCAGGTAGTCGCTCGCGTCGACCCGTGAGATCCAGATCTTCTGTCCGTTGATCACGTACTCCCCTTCCTGCTCTTCAGCGACCGTTTCGATGGAGGTCGAATCCGAACCCGCGTTCGGTTCGGTGAGTCCGAGCGACTGGATCGCGACGTCACCCTCCGCGACGGCCGGAAGCAGCCGTTCTTTGAGTTCCTCGCTCCCGTGACGGACGATCGGCACGGAGTTGTAGATCCCGCCGTGGATCGCCTGCGCCGCGGCGAACCCGCCGCCGCTGGCCGCGATCTCTTCCATCATTACGACGACCTCCGCCGTTCCCATTCCCGCGCCGCCGTACGCCTCGGGGACGAGGATCCCTAGCCACCCGTGGTCGGCCAGTTCCGTCACGAACTCCGTCGGGTATTCGGCCGCGCGGTCTTTCTCCCGCCAGTACTCCTCGTCGAACTCGCTACAAATATCGCGGATGCTCTCCCTGACGAGTTCTTGCTGCGCAGTCAGCGCTACGGTATCCGTCGCTACTGTGGCCATCACTATTCCTTGTGTGGTCGGCGAGATAAACCTACGCCTGCCCGGCGTTTGCTGGTCGACAGATCGCAAATTGAAACCGGCGAGAGTGACTTATCATCGAATCGATAAGACCTGACTCGGCCACCGAGGGAAACGGTTAACTCCTCCAGCAGAGAGCTATTGGTTGTGCATGGCTAGCAAGAGTAGTACCAGCGGCAGCGAGATCCGCGTCGGCGTCGACGTTGGTGGGACGAACACCGACGTGATCCTCGTCACCGACGAAGACGAGTTTACCTTCAAAACGCCGTCGACGGCGGATCCGTCGGAGTCGACGATCACCGGGATCGTGGAGGTGTGTCGCCACGCCGGTATCGACCCCGGGGCGGTCGACCAGATCCTCCACGGGACGACGGTGGCGACGAACGCCCTCATCGAACACGAGGGGGCGCGAACGGGACTCCTCACGACAGAGGGCTTTCGGGACGTGCTCCACATCGGTCGCCACCGGAAGCCCCACAGCTTCTCCCTCCAGCAGACGATTCCCTGGCAGGAACACCCGATCGTCGAGCGACGACACCGAAAGGAGGTCACGGAGCGCGTCTACCCGCCGGGTGACGTCATCACGCCGCTGGACGAGGACGAGGTGCTGGCACAAGCCGGCGAACTCGTCGACGACGGCGTCGAGTCGATCGCAGTCTGTTATCTTCACTCCTATCTGAACCGTGATCACGAGGATCGGACGAAAGAACTCCTCACAGAGGAGTTCCCCGACGTCAGCGTCTCGACCTCGAGCGACGTCGTCGCCCAGTTCCGGGAGTTCGAACGGTTCACGACGACGGCGATCAACGCGCGGCTGGAACCCGTGCTATCGACGTACCTCAACCGCCTCAGCGACGGGCTCACCGACGAAGGGTTCGACGCGGAGGTACTCATTATGCAGTCCAACGGCGGGATGGCGAGCGTCCGGAACGTGGCCGAACGGCCCGTCACGACGCTCGTCTCCGGACCGGCTGCTGGGGTGCTCTCGGCGGAGTTCGAGGGGAACCACGTCGACGACCCCAATATGATCATGCTCGACATGGGCGGCACCAGCGCCGACATCTCGGTGATTCCCGGGCGCGTGCTCGAGCGCGACCCCCGGGACAGCACCGTGGGGGGCTATCCGACGATCACCCCGATGCTCGATATCGAGACCATCGGCGCGGGCGGCGGCTCGATCGCCTGGTTCGACGACGCGATGGGCTTCAACGTCGGACCGAAAAGCGCCGGCGCGGACCCGGGCCCGGCGTGTTACGCACAGGGGAACGACCAGCCGACGACGACCGACGCGCAGGTCGTCCTCGGACGGATCGACCCCAGCAGCTTCCTCGGTGGCGAACTCGACCTCGAGCCGGAGCGTTCGCGGGAGGCG from Natronorubrum tibetense GA33 encodes:
- a CDS encoding hydantoinase/oxoprolinase family protein; the encoded protein is MASKSSTSGSEIRVGVDVGGTNTDVILVTDEDEFTFKTPSTADPSESTITGIVEVCRHAGIDPGAVDQILHGTTVATNALIEHEGARTGLLTTEGFRDVLHIGRHRKPHSFSLQQTIPWQEHPIVERRHRKEVTERVYPPGDVITPLDEDEVLAQAGELVDDGVESIAVCYLHSYLNRDHEDRTKELLTEEFPDVSVSTSSDVVAQFREFERFTTTAINARLEPVLSTYLNRLSDGLTDEGFDAEVLIMQSNGGMASVRNVAERPVTTLVSGPAAGVLSAEFEGNHVDDPNMIMLDMGGTSADISVIPGRVLERDPRDSTVGGYPTITPMLDIETIGAGGGSIAWFDDAMGFNVGPKSAGADPGPACYAQGNDQPTTTDAQVVLGRIDPSSFLGGELDLEPERSREALQTKLSNRTDQAQFETPEQAALATLEVANTNMYRAIREQTVQRGYDPREYTMVAFGGAGPMHGASIAEKLDVSTVLVPPSPGIASARGLLTGNVKYDYQQTVSSPLEEVDGEFVDEAFDRLEARGREQLERDEIDSSNWTFRSSVDCLYDGQGYELNIDFDDTDGDWHARLREQFEAKHEAEYGHYFEDDPVELLNVRVTAIGDVQSYAPPEIAATGDLSAAQTTESTVVFGTADEPEEVTVPRYDRAKLATDHVIGGPAVIDEFDSTVVVNPGWEATIGENGSIKLRTE
- a CDS encoding acyl-CoA dehydrogenase family protein; its protein translation is MATVATDTVALTAQQELVRESIRDICSEFDEEYWREKDRAAEYPTEFVTELADHGWLGILVPEAYGGAGMGTAEVVVMMEEIAASGGGFAAAQAIHGGIYNSVPIVRHGSEELKERLLPAVAEGDVAIQSLGLTEPNAGSDSTSIETVAEEQEGEYVINGQKIWISRVDASDYLLVVARTTPKSAAEKRTKGISMFLVDIDDAVDAGTLTMRSIPKTASNAVHAYELWFDDLRAPADNLVGERGNGFYQLLDGLNEERLVIAAECLGLGELAIQTGVDYANERVVFDRPIGMNQAIQHPLAKAYAELQAAKQLTYSAASAVDEESGRAVGAQANMAKYLAAEAAFAAADAAVQAHGGFGVAREYDVERYLREARLTRLVPITQELVLNYVGENVLGLPRSY